From Bacteroidia bacterium, the proteins below share one genomic window:
- a CDS encoding aminotransferase class V-fold PLP-dependent enzyme, whose protein sequence is MDFDKAVFSILNFQDGILNLRKFSALGLKLTIDTSANTLMYDDFFENLRNKEYSRLDKHQHIYLDYTGGGMYAESQIEAHFALLKEKILGNPHSTNPTSQLSTTLVAEARQKVLDFFNAKDYYCVFTQNASNALKIIGECYPFNSRSHFMLLTDNHNSVNGIREFCMSKGGKVTYAPIFFDNLRIDDDFVQKELSKENIFEHKLFAFPAQSNVSGIKHDLKWIKIAQDQGWDVLLDAAAFVPSNRLDLSAVRPDFVCVSFYKIFGYPTGLGCLLIKKDKFETLHKPWFAGGTVSFVSVNALHYSLMDNHERFEDGTLNYLDIPAIKTGLEYIEKIGIEKINNRIVSMRTYLCEELKKLKHNTGQSLIHVSGPEDNNNIGGTMIMNFYYPNGERYDFELIEELANKNNISLRSGCFCNPGLDETNSCLTEEELSKYYTGSKSYSYKDMEKFFGRMRGATRISFGIATVKRDLDAFIRFASSLLDK, encoded by the coding sequence ATGGATTTTGATAAAGCCGTATTTTCAATTCTAAATTTTCAAGATGGAATATTAAATTTGCGAAAATTTTCTGCCTTGGGACTAAAACTTACCATAGATACATCTGCTAATACACTTATGTATGATGATTTTTTTGAGAATCTGAGAAACAAAGAATACAGCAGGCTGGATAAACATCAACACATCTATTTGGATTATACCGGAGGCGGAATGTATGCTGAATCACAGATTGAAGCGCACTTTGCATTGCTCAAAGAAAAGATTTTAGGCAATCCTCATTCTACCAATCCTACTTCTCAACTCTCGACCACATTAGTGGCGGAGGCGCGACAAAAAGTGTTGGACTTCTTTAATGCCAAGGATTATTACTGTGTTTTTACTCAAAATGCATCAAATGCTCTAAAAATTATTGGCGAATGTTATCCGTTTAATTCGCGCTCGCATTTTATGTTACTTACGGACAACCATAATTCAGTGAATGGAATCCGCGAGTTTTGTATGTCAAAGGGTGGCAAAGTTACTTACGCACCTATCTTTTTTGATAACTTGAGAATAGATGATGATTTTGTCCAAAAGGAGTTATCAAAAGAAAATATTTTTGAGCATAAATTGTTTGCCTTTCCTGCGCAATCGAATGTGTCCGGTATTAAGCATGATTTAAAATGGATAAAAATTGCTCAAGATCAAGGCTGGGATGTTTTATTGGATGCTGCTGCTTTTGTGCCTTCTAACCGATTGGACTTGTCTGCTGTTCGCCCTGATTTTGTTTGTGTTTCATTCTATAAGATCTTTGGTTATCCAACTGGTTTAGGCTGTTTGTTAATCAAAAAAGACAAGTTTGAAACTTTGCATAAACCTTGGTTTGCCGGAGGAACTGTCAGCTTTGTTTCAGTCAATGCTTTGCACTATTCTTTAATGGATAATCACGAACGATTTGAAGACGGTACGCTGAATTACCTTGATATCCCTGCAATCAAAACCGGACTTGAATATATTGAAAAGATAGGAATCGAAAAAATTAATAACAGAATAGTGTCAATGCGCACTTATCTTTGTGAAGAGTTGAAAAAACTCAAGCACAATACAGGACAATCGCTGATTCATGTTTCAGGACCCGAGGATAACAATAATATTGGCGGGACTATGATTATGAATTTCTATTATCCCAATGGTGAGCGCTATGATTTTGAATTGATTGAAGAATTGGCTAACAAAAATAATATTTCATTGCGTTCAGGATGTTTCTGCAATCCCGGTCTTGATGAAACCAATAGCTGTTTGACAGAAGAAGAACTATCGAAATATTATACAGGCAGCAAAAGTTATAGCTATAAAGACATGGAAAAATTCTTCGGACGTATGAGAGGTGCCACTCGTATTTCTTTTGGAATAGCTACTGTTAAAAGGGATTTGGATGCTTTTATTCGGTTTGCTTCAAGCTTATTAGATAAGTAA
- a CDS encoding NAD(P)/FAD-dependent oxidoreductase — protein sequence MTGQADLTIIGGGITGLASAYIAAKQGLKVRVLEASKNFGGLLNTFEIGGNRLEYFYHHFFTHDAEIHWLVKELGIEDKLIYKKTTMGTFRNHRLYPFNGVMDLLRFSPISFIGKIRWGVTSLFLGKLANWRNYERVTALEWFYTNAGASATDSLWKPMLDIKFGPYADKIPLSWMIGRLRQRLNSRKSGDERLGYLQGGLDTLLQALLSKLKELNVELINEAPVTAIHFDSDNCIQSVETPKGVWEQGKFLFTIPGPMIARMLPEFTQTQEKLESIKYFGAVCVILETKHKLSDTYWINVADEGYDFGGIIEHTNFIGPEHYQGKHITYLSRYFDVNDKLFQATDKQISDKMIPQLKNIFPDFDLADIENVHVFRTSYAATVCDLNFSARVSNCKTEFGNMYVANMSHIYPDERSVNNSIRVAAEACKIMGMNKVNVPIGASLSAQIGFSND from the coding sequence ATGACAGGGCAAGCGGATTTAACAATTATTGGAGGCGGAATTACCGGACTTGCAAGTGCTTATATTGCAGCTAAACAAGGTCTAAAAGTGAGGGTGCTTGAGGCAAGCAAGAACTTTGGAGGGTTGCTCAACACATTTGAAATAGGGGGTAATAGATTAGAGTATTTTTATCATCATTTTTTTACACATGATGCAGAGATTCATTGGCTTGTTAAGGAATTAGGGATTGAAGATAAGCTGATATACAAAAAGACTACAATGGGTACTTTTCGCAATCATCGCTTGTATCCTTTCAATGGAGTGATGGATTTGTTGAGATTTAGTCCCATCAGTTTTATTGGTAAAATTCGTTGGGGTGTTACCAGCCTATTTCTGGGGAAATTAGCAAATTGGCGGAATTACGAAAGAGTAACTGCCTTGGAATGGTTTTATACAAATGCCGGAGCATCAGCCACAGATAGTTTGTGGAAGCCTATGTTGGACATTAAGTTTGGTCCGTATGCAGATAAAATTCCTTTGTCTTGGATGATTGGGAGGCTTCGCCAGCGGCTTAATTCTCGTAAGTCCGGTGATGAAAGACTGGGTTATTTGCAAGGCGGGTTGGATACCTTATTACAGGCACTTCTGAGCAAATTAAAGGAGTTGAATGTGGAGTTAATCAACGAAGCTCCGGTTACTGCCATACACTTTGACAGCGATAATTGTATCCAATCGGTTGAAACTCCAAAAGGAGTTTGGGAACAAGGTAAATTCTTGTTTACAATTCCTGGACCCATGATTGCACGTATGTTGCCTGAGTTTACTCAAACTCAAGAAAAATTAGAATCTATCAAGTATTTTGGAGCAGTATGTGTGATTCTCGAAACCAAACATAAACTCAGCGATACATATTGGATTAATGTAGCGGATGAAGGATATGATTTTGGAGGTATTATTGAACATACAAATTTTATAGGACCAGAGCATTATCAAGGTAAGCACATCACATATTTGTCGCGGTATTTCGATGTAAATGACAAACTTTTTCAAGCCACTGACAAACAAATCAGCGACAAAATGATTCCCCAACTAAAAAACATTTTTCCTGATTTTGATTTAGCTGATATTGAGAATGTTCATGTTTTCAGAACTTCTTATGCAGCCACTGTTTGTGATTTGAATTTTTCAGCCCGAGTTTCAAACTGCAAAACGGAATTTGGAAATATGTATGTTGCAAATATGTCGCATATATATCCCGATGAACGCAGTGTGAATAATAGTATTCGTGTTGCAGCAGAAGCTTGCAAAATCAT